The DNA region TTGCCCTTCAGATCCTCGACCTTCTGATAGGGCGAGTCCTTCTTCACATAGAGCACCGAGTGATAGCCCTTGGTGCCGTCCTGGTTGACCTCGATGGCGAAAGGCTCGGTCTTCACGCCGGTCATCGCGGCGCGGGCATAGGAGGCCGGGCCGTAATAGGCGATGTGGATGTTGCCGGCGCGCTGGCCCTCGATGATCGCAGCATAGTCGTTGGCGAGGCGCAGCGTGACCTTGGTGCCGAGCTCCTTCGAGAGATACTCGGCGAACGGCGTCCAACGATTGGTGACGCCGGAGGCATTCTCCTCAGGTATCAGCGCGAAGACCAGCTCGGGGTACTTCGCCTTCCAGTCCTGGGCGAGCGCGGTGTTGGCCGTGACGGCCAGCGCCGCGCCGGCGAGAATGAGCGTACGTCGGTTGAGCATTGAGGCCTCCTGTCGAAGCGAATTCGGGAACGCAGGGGAGAACGAAGAACTCAGGCCAGCGCCGGCTGCGGCAGCGCCGCCGGCAGCGTGTCGGGGGCGGGCCCCGCATCCATCACCTCGCCGGCCTCCAGGCCGTAGAGGTCGCGGGCGACGTGATCGGTCAGCGCCTCGGGCGCGCCGTCGAACACCACGCGGCCCGCCGCCATGCCGACCAGCCGGTCGCAATAGAGGCGGGCGATGTCGAGCGAGTGCAGATTGCACAGCACGGTGATGCCGTAGTGCTTGTTGATGCGCAGGAGCGCATCCATCACCGTCTTGGTGTTGCGCGGATCGAGCGAGGCGATCGGCTCGTCGGCCAGGATGATGCGCGGCTCCTGCACCAGCGCGCGGGCGATGGCGACGCGCTGCTGCTGGCCGCCGGAGAGCGAGTCGGCGCGCTGCGCCGCGACCTGGGCAATGTCGAACTGGTCGAGCGCGGAGAGCGCGATCGCCTTCTCCTCATGCGTCCATAGCTTGAGAAGCGAGCGCCAGCCGGGCGTGCGCTGCAGCCGGCCGAGCAGAACATTGGTGAGC from Blastochloris tepida includes:
- the phnC gene encoding phosphonate ABC transporter ATP-binding protein, whose amino-acid sequence is MLVLDGLSKRYGDTFAVADVSLEIPAGGFVGIIGRSGAGKSTLLRMVNRLAEPSAGRILVDGQDVTRLSGRRLHSWRADCAMIFQQFNLVGRLDVLTNVLLGRLQRTPGWRSLLKLWTHEEKAIALSALDQFDIAQVAAQRADSLSGGQQQRVAIARALVQEPRIILADEPIASLDPRNTKTVMDALLRINKHYGITVLCNLHSLDIARLYCDRLVGMAAGRVVFDGAPEALTDHVARDLYGLEAGEVMDAGPAPDTLPAALPQPALA